The DNA sequence TTGTAAATTCACCCCGGACGACTCCAACCAACGGTGGTCGTCAGTCGAGCGGGAACAACACCTACTACGCGCCCCGGAATAATTCGGGTAGTGCATCGGCGGCAAATGCTACTAGCGGTTCGAACAACGGGTACTACGCTACACCGCGCCAGAACAGCCGGGGAACGTATTACTACGACAACGGTAGTAGCAATGGCCGTTCGAGCGAAACGGCAACAACAGCACCTGCCTACAACAGCGGATCGAGCAGTGAGTACTACGCACGACCCCGGCAGAACAGCCGTGGCAGTACCTATACGCCAGCCGACGTCAATAGCGGGTCGCGGGGCAGCTACAGCCAGCCCAGCTACCAGCGTCAGTCGCAGCCGAGCTATCAGCAGCCAAGTTACCAGCAGCCTTCTTACCAGAGCCAGAGCCGCGGTAGCTACAGCGCACCCTCGCAGCCAAGCTACAGTGCGCCGGCCGCCAGTGCCCCCTCATCGGGTGGTGGCGGTAGCCGGGGTGGCTCGCGTGGTCCACGGTAAACGCAATTTGTGCCTTCCTATGAAAAATTATCCCGCCGATACGGACAATCGGCGGGATTTTTCGTTTTACTGGATACGGAGCGTTAAACGGTTTCCTGCCGGACGTGTCTTACCAACACGACGCACGATTTACTCCTTATTTGTACAATGAACAGACGCATAGTTTTAACCGCAGGCCTGCTGACGACAGCTGTGGTTTCCTACGGGCAGTATGCCGGTGACGCCTTTCGCTACTCCGACCAAACCACGAATGGAACGGCCCGTTTTCAGGGACTTGGTGGTAATCATGCCGCGCTGGGTGGCGATGCCAGCAACGCTTTTGGAAACCCGGCCGGATTAGGCTTTTACAACCGCTCCGAGCTGAGCATTACCCCTTCCTTTCGGCTAACCGACGTACAGGCGAACTTCCTAGGGCAGAATACGACCGCCAAGCAAACGCAGGCAAGCGTTGGTCAGGCGTCGCTCATCTTTGCCGGCAACCCCCGCAACAGCACCCGCGTTCGCCGGACCACTTTTGGTATCACCTATTCGCAACAGGCCAATTTCGCCAACCAGTTTATTCTGCGGGGCACGAATAACCGCAGTTCGCTGGCCGACAGCTACGTAGCCAGCGTGAACAGTTTCAACGTTCCCTCGGGTCAGCTGGATCAGGACTATACGCCCCCCAGCGGTAACCTGACGGTGGGTACGGCGGGCAGTCTGGAAGCTGCGGCTTACCAGTTGTACCTGGTCAACCCAACGCAGGACAACGGAACCCAGTACTTCCGGTATGATCGGGGTATACCGGCAGCACAGCAGGTCAGTTACCAGTCGTCGGGCGCGCAATCGCAATGGGGCCTCTCCTACGCGGGAAACCTGGACGACAAGCTATACCTGGGTGGTACCCTTAATTTCACCCGGACCCGGTTTGACTTCACGCAGGTGTTCTCCGAATCGTACCTGGGCGGTCGGGTGTTCCGGGGCTTTGACGAAACCTCATCCTACACGGTTAAGGGAAATGGCGTCGGCCTCACGATCGGTACGATCTACAAACCTGACCCGAATCTGCAGGTGGGTGTAACGTTGACCTCACCAACGTTTACGTCGTACAAAGAGACGTACAACCAGTCGCTATCCATCGATCCAATCGGTATTCCGCAAGCGAACGGCTCCTTTCTGATCCCCGATACGCGTCGGGTGGATGTAGACCCAAATGACTTCGATTTCCGCATCACCAGCCCCTTTCGGGCCTCGGGTGGCTTGACCTATCTGTTTGGCACCAGCGGCTTCCTGACCGGTACGGTCGAATACGTTGGTTACTCCGGTATGCGGGTAAACACCAGTTACAGCCAGAATGCCGCCGACAATCAGGCATTCCGGGAAGACAACACCCTAGAGATTCAGCAGACCTACAAGAACACCGTGAACGTGCGGGTAGGTGGTGAGATTCGCGCCGGACTGTTCCGCGCCCGGGCTGGTCTGGCTTACCTGCCCAGTGCGTACAAGCAGAATCTGGATGGCCTGACCGCGGCCGACCGTCAGCGTCTTGTCTATTCGGCTGGTATCGGCGTTCGTAACACGCGCTTCTTCGCCGATATTTCGGGCGCTGTAACCTCGTTTAAAACGGCTTATACGCCCTACACGCTGAATGATCCCCGCGATTACGGTTCCGGCCTGCTCAGCAATAACAATACAAACATTGCCCTGTCATTCGGGGTGTTCTTCTAAAAAAAATAGGAGGGGTAACCAGAAGAGAAGGGGCTGACGCTATAGCAAAAAACGCGTCAGCCCCTTCTCTTCTGGTTACCCCTCCCCTTTTGCGCCCTTTATTACAACCACGTACCGATCAACCGCAGTACATTGTCTTCGCTGGTTTCACCAGGAATGGTGAGAGTAGCCTGGGAATAAAATGGCAACCGGTTTTGGTAACGAAGTTGTAGACTTTGGCGTAATTCGGGGTCTTTATGACTGTATAACGGACGATCATGCTGGGCATGGGCCAGCATCCGGTTGTAAAGCACCTCTACGGGCACATCCAGAAAAACGGAAACGCCGGTTGCGTTGATATACGCCATATTGTCGTGAAAGCAGGGCATGCCACCACCCGTGGCAACGACCAGACTGCTGCCGGGTCGAATCGTTCGCAACACGCGCCGTTCGGCTTCCCGAAAGTAATCTTCTCCCGACTGCGCGAAAATATCGGCAACCGACCGGCCTTCTTCCCGCACAATCAGCCGATCGGTGTCCACAAAACGGTAATGAAGCGTATCCGCAATGCGCTTCCCCAGCGTGCTCTTCCCCGACGAAGGCATACCGACCAGATAGATATTTCTCAAGGATAGGAACAATGGATTGCTCGCGAAGAGGGGGAGACTGCCTGATCCGACAATTGCTGGCCCTGACGACTCCCCCACCGCGCGATGCTATTTACTTAGTGATAGTACTTCAGCCGCGTCTGGTGTCGTGTTGTAGTGCCACTTCCCCTTCACAACACCGTCTTTCAGAAGCCAGGTGCCAGGGTTTGACCGCATGATGGTTTTCAAAACGGTGGCATCGACTTTATAATACTTGATGTCAAGCTGAAACTGCTTGCGGAAGGCGTTGATCTCATCGTCACTTACCGATGTAAGGATATACGCTTCGACCGGCGACGATTTCAGGTCACGCACCAGCGAGCGAATAGCGGGTATGCTGCCCGCGTCAATACCCTTCGTGTTCTTGACGATCACGAATAGCTTCCTGCCCTCGAAAGTCTGCTGAGTGAAATCACCTTCCAGATTGTCGTTCCAGACGCGGTAGTCGGTGATTTTCGGTTTGGCCCCTTCGTTGATGAGTACCATTTCCTTAAACTTATAGGTCGTATCGGTCGGGTACTGTTCGAAGGTTTCGGTCTTCCCGTTCTTTTCCATCACGTACTTGTACCGTAGCGGTTCCGAAGGTTTCATCTGAGCCGGAATGCTTTTGCCGACGGCATAAGGTAGCAGATCGAGGGGAGGCAGGAACTGGATGGCGTAGATACCCAGGCCCAGCGTCAGCACTGTTGTCAGCCCAACCAGCCAGCCCGTGTTGCGGGGTTTTATCCGGTTGCGGTGGCCAATGATGAACAGGATCAGGATGGTCAGTACAACGTCTTTCCCGAACGACGTCCAGGGCTTCAGTTTGATGGCATCCCCGAAACAACCGCAATCAGTTACGCGGTTAAAATAGGCGGAGTAAAAGGTCAAAAAGGTGAAGAAAACAATGAGAAAAAACAGCAGCCAGGTGGTAACTTTAGGCTTGTAGGAAGCCATGAGCGCCACGCCCAGAATGATCTCGGCCGCGCAGAAC is a window from the Spirosoma rigui genome containing:
- a CDS encoding OmpP1/FadL family transporter, coding for MNRRIVLTAGLLTTAVVSYGQYAGDAFRYSDQTTNGTARFQGLGGNHAALGGDASNAFGNPAGLGFYNRSELSITPSFRLTDVQANFLGQNTTAKQTQASVGQASLIFAGNPRNSTRVRRTTFGITYSQQANFANQFILRGTNNRSSLADSYVASVNSFNVPSGQLDQDYTPPSGNLTVGTAGSLEAAAYQLYLVNPTQDNGTQYFRYDRGIPAAQQVSYQSSGAQSQWGLSYAGNLDDKLYLGGTLNFTRTRFDFTQVFSESYLGGRVFRGFDETSSYTVKGNGVGLTIGTIYKPDPNLQVGVTLTSPTFTSYKETYNQSLSIDPIGIPQANGSFLIPDTRRVDVDPNDFDFRITSPFRASGGLTYLFGTSGFLTGTVEYVGYSGMRVNTSYSQNAADNQAFREDNTLEIQQTYKNTVNVRVGGEIRAGLFRARAGLAYLPSAYKQNLDGLTAADRQRLVYSAGIGVRNTRFFADISGAVTSFKTAYTPYTLNDPRDYGSGLLSNNNTNIALSFGVFF
- a CDS encoding shikimate kinase — encoded protein: MRNIYLVGMPSSGKSTLGKRIADTLHYRFVDTDRLIVREEGRSVADIFAQSGEDYFREAERRVLRTIRPGSSLVVATGGGMPCFHDNMAYINATGVSVFLDVPVEVLYNRMLAHAQHDRPLYSHKDPELRQSLQLRYQNRLPFYSQATLTIPGETSEDNVLRLIGTWL
- a CDS encoding BT_3928 family protein encodes the protein MNPTAAHPKLKTGTPPMLWAARIARFLVGIVFIFSGLIKLNDPVGTQIKFEEYFEVFAQDVPFLHDFFMGLVPFTLTMSVLFCAAEIILGVALMASYKPKVTTWLLFFLIVFFTFLTFYSAYFNRVTDCGCFGDAIKLKPWTSFGKDVVLTILILFIIGHRNRIKPRNTGWLVGLTTVLTLGLGIYAIQFLPPLDLLPYAVGKSIPAQMKPSEPLRYKYVMEKNGKTETFEQYPTDTTYKFKEMVLINEGAKPKITDYRVWNDNLEGDFTQQTFEGRKLFVIVKNTKGIDAGSIPAIRSLVRDLKSSPVEAYILTSVSDDEINAFRKQFQLDIKYYKVDATVLKTIMRSNPGTWLLKDGVVKGKWHYNTTPDAAEVLSLSK